A window from Acidimicrobiales bacterium encodes these proteins:
- a CDS encoding RNA polymerase sigma factor, with translation MSEDEQLLAGLRAGDEAAFTALVRRHHSSLLRLATSVVGSRAVADEVVQETWLAVVRGVDRFEGRSSFKTWLFHILMNRARSAAGKEWRTQPTGDVDADRFDGAGLWSVPPVPWSDRVDDRLTAEQLVPLARKVIDTLPEAQRQVLVLRDVEGLPAADVAELLGVTDGNQRVLLHRARARVRSELEGRLGAP, from the coding sequence GTGAGCGAGGACGAGCAGCTGCTGGCTGGGCTGCGGGCCGGTGACGAAGCGGCGTTCACCGCCCTGGTGCGCCGCCATCACTCCTCGTTGCTCCGCCTGGCCACCTCGGTCGTCGGGTCGAGGGCGGTGGCCGACGAGGTGGTGCAGGAGACGTGGCTCGCGGTGGTCCGGGGCGTGGACCGCTTCGAGGGCCGGTCCTCGTTCAAGACCTGGCTGTTCCACATCCTCATGAACCGGGCCCGCTCGGCCGCCGGCAAGGAATGGCGGACCCAGCCCACGGGTGACGTGGACGCCGACCGGTTCGATGGCGCCGGGCTGTGGTCCGTGCCTCCGGTCCCCTGGTCCGACCGGGTGGACGACCGCCTCACCGCCGAGCAGTTGGTCCCCCTGGCACGCAAGGTCATCGACACCCTGCCCGAGGCGCAACGGCAGGTCCTGGTGCTCCGCGACGTGGAGGGGCTGCCGGCGGCCGATGTCGCCGAGCTCCTCGGTGTGACGGACGGCAACCAGCGGGTACTCCTGCACCGGGCCCGGGCCCGCGTGCGCTCGGAGCTGGAAGGGAGGTTGGGAGCGCCATGA
- a CDS encoding zf-HC2 domain-containing protein, which yields MKLRSLFRGRRRDLVCREAVALMAAYLDGVLPDADRLRLEGHLAGCPHCSEYLAQLRATIDALGRVEPDDLPDEAVDELVGLYRQWRQG from the coding sequence ATGAAGCTGCGTTCGCTCTTCCGTGGGCGCCGGCGGGATCTGGTCTGCCGGGAGGCGGTGGCTCTCATGGCCGCCTATCTCGACGGCGTTCTCCCCGATGCCGATCGCCTCCGCCTGGAGGGCCACCTGGCCGGCTGCCCGCACTGCAGCGAGTACCTGGCTCAGCTCCGGGCGACCATCGACGCCCTGGGCCGGGTCGAGCCGGACGACCTGCCCGACGAGGCGGTCGACGAGCTGGTGGGGCTCTACCGGCAGTGGCGCCAGGGTTGA
- a CDS encoding flavodoxin family protein has translation MTELSPKQEELCRQDRWDFSDLRALFINCTLKRSPERSHTQGLADKSMEIMRRQGVTVEVIRAVDRDIATGVWPDMAEHGWDRDEWPSIFEQVRAAHILVLCTPIWLGEKSSVCTQVIERLYGNSHLLNDAGQYAYYGRVGGCLVTGNEDGVKHCAMNILYSLQHLGYVIPPQADAGWIGEAGPGPSYLDEGSGGPENDFTNRNTTFMTWNLLHLARMLTDAGGIPAHGNQRSEWDAGCRFDFPNPEHR, from the coding sequence GTGACCGAGCTCTCGCCCAAGCAGGAGGAGCTGTGCCGTCAGGACCGGTGGGACTTCAGCGACCTCCGGGCCCTGTTCATCAACTGCACCCTCAAGCGCTCGCCGGAGCGCTCCCACACCCAGGGCCTGGCCGACAAGTCCATGGAGATCATGCGCCGCCAGGGCGTCACCGTGGAGGTGATCCGGGCCGTCGACCGGGACATCGCCACCGGCGTGTGGCCCGACATGGCCGAGCACGGCTGGGACCGGGACGAGTGGCCGTCCATCTTCGAGCAGGTCCGAGCGGCCCACATCCTCGTGCTGTGCACGCCCATCTGGCTCGGGGAGAAGTCCTCGGTCTGCACCCAGGTGATCGAGCGGCTCTACGGCAACAGCCATCTCCTCAACGACGCCGGCCAGTACGCCTACTACGGCCGGGTGGGCGGCTGCCTGGTGACCGGCAACGAGGACGGCGTCAAGCACTGCGCCATGAACATCCTCTACTCACTCCAGCACCTCGGCTACGTGATCCCTCCCCAGGCCGATGCGGGCTGGATCGGCGAGGCCGGCCCCGGGCCGTCCTACCTGGACGAGGGCTCCGGCGGTCCGGAGAACGACTTCACCAACCGCAACACCACCTTCATGACCTGGAACCTGCTCCACCTGGCCCGGATGCTCACCGACGCCGGAGGCATCCCCGCCCACGGCAACCAGCGCTCCGAGTGGGACGCCGGCTGCCGGTTCGACTTTCCGAACCCCGAGCACCGCTGA
- a CDS encoding dihydrofolate reductase family protein has protein sequence MKLTVQTFLTLDGVMQAPGGPEEDPSDSFTHGGWQAPFPDPAVGEFVTELNSHASAFLLGRRTFDIFRGYWPDQTDPGNPIAGAINSLPKYVVSSSLSEADATWRGEHPGTARLVTGDVVAAVQALKDGPGDELQVWGSGRLLQSLLPHELVDRFRLMTFPLVLGSGRRLFNDGILPATMRPVDVTVTDLGIVLATYEPAGPVRHGRM, from the coding sequence ATGAAGCTCACCGTCCAGACGTTCCTGACGCTCGACGGCGTGATGCAGGCCCCCGGCGGGCCCGAGGAGGACCCCAGCGACTCCTTCACCCACGGTGGCTGGCAGGCCCCGTTCCCCGACCCGGCCGTCGGCGAGTTCGTGACCGAGCTGAACAGCCACGCCAGCGCGTTCCTGCTCGGTCGCCGGACCTTCGACATCTTCCGCGGCTACTGGCCCGACCAGACCGACCCCGGCAACCCCATTGCCGGGGCGATCAACTCGCTGCCCAAGTACGTGGTCTCCAGCTCGCTGAGCGAGGCCGACGCCACGTGGCGAGGCGAGCATCCCGGCACCGCCCGCCTGGTGACCGGCGACGTCGTCGCGGCGGTGCAGGCGCTGAAGGACGGGCCCGGCGACGAGTTGCAGGTCTGGGGAAGCGGCCGGCTGCTCCAGTCGCTGCTGCCGCACGAGCTCGTCGACCGCTTCCGCCTCATGACCTTCCCGCTGGTGCTCGGTTCCGGTCGCCGCCTGTTCAACGACGGCATCCTCCCGGCGACGATGCGCCCCGTCGACGTCACCGTGACCGATCTCGGCATCGTTCTCGCCACCTACGAACCTGCCGGTCCGGTTCGCCACGGTCGGATGTAG